The following are from one region of the Halalkalicoccus tibetensis genome:
- a CDS encoding ATP-binding cassette domain-containing protein: MRRIEAYLNITPNTLSRGRQQRVALGRAIVQDPEAFLMDEPLSNRVVTERRCGRSYRTFNRISKLRRFT; this comes from the coding sequence ATGAGGAGAATAGAAGCCTATCTAAACATCACTCCGAATACACTCTCTAGGGGACGACAACAACGAGTAGCGCTCGGTAGAGCCATCGTGCAAGATCCAGAAGCGTTTTTGATGGATGAACCTCTCTCAAATCGGGTTGTTACCGAACGACGATGTGGACGGAGTTACAGGACCTTCAACAGGATCTCGAAGTTACGACGGTTTACATAA